DNA from Daucus carota subsp. sativus chromosome 1, DH1 v3.0, whole genome shotgun sequence:
TTCCACAGTTGGCCACGTAGTAGCTAGTGCGTTAAACCTTTGGAGTTTCAGAAGGATTTTAGTCCTTTGTTTTAGACCTTTGCAGTGATCTGTAAGTATATAAGTATAAGTAGTTCATCAATAGttgttttacaatttttatttctaaaactTATTATAAAAGTCGGATCAAAAAATACATCaaaattctgaatttttttatattttaaaatacataaagTTTGTAAACTCCGCAAGAATAAAACTTGAATGCActctttttaaaaattgattgcATTTCCAAAACCGGAACCTTTTGTCTGGGTTTAAAATCCGGGTTTTAAGTcttttctgatttcaatttgaaaaatgtctgtttgtgtaataagtcataagtcgacttaaaattaaatataagccAGAAACTGATTTAGAGTcaaaagttagtttgaggtattttttccggtgactaaatttttttaaaattttttttgataaaatataccgtaaatcataagttattcataaatcacttttatttttattagtatatttttaataacccataaATCATTATTCCGTCAAAATTATCAAAGAGAGATCTCAAACTTATCACGTAAGTGAGTTAAATCataaggctgtgttcacttcatggaatggaatgaggggagaatggaatgaaaaattatatagaagttttaaggagaaagtatgagataatagtgacaaaatacgaatgtagttaatttttttgtgagaaagattgtgaagaaacaAAATGTtcaaatggaatgagcattctttccaaaacatgtgggttagaattATGGTTAAAATAGTTAGGTTGgaattattgaaaaaatgagaattatatatattttctttgatcaacaccattttagaATACAAAATTCATTACATTCTCTCTCCATTtcattcactccaagtgaacacaacctaagagCATAAACCGAGTCCAAATGGGCTCTTTGTACAAACGCCAAGTCGAGACAGCAAGAAATGATGTAAATAAACAATGAACTAATGAAGTCACGCGTCGACACCATTCATTTTTAATACCCCTGTGATGCTGAAAACACACAGGAGACCAAGATAAATCAGCTTTCTCCGCTGATGTTTCGAAGAAATAAGAAGTCATCTAAAATTAAACCAAAAGAGACTAATTAGCCAGTCAATATGTTGGAAATTTGGAATTCGGATTCTTGGTTATCAAGTAAACTTGACACTGTCAATACGTGTGGAGCATGCTGACCAGTATAACCTGTGATTATGTGAAGGATTGTTGTCTATATATACGTTAGCTACCCGAGGAAAGTAAAAATATAAGAACAAAGCGatttacatatatacacaaacaagCAAACACAAGATCAAGGcttcattaatattattattattttttattactgCCTATAGCATATTCGAGAATAATAAATCTGTACTacataatttgaatatttgatgGCATTGTTTTCTATGTTCCTTGGATGCTTCTTGGATTCGTCGCCGCAGGTTGCTGTCGAAGGTGATGATAAAACTGCTTCTGCTGCtgcttattctctagatatctCGGAAAACAACTGTGAATCTAAATCACATAGTGACCAAGATTTTTCAAGTGGAGACGTAGAGAAGGAGATTAACAACAAATCCAAAGGTTCTCAAATACTAGTCTCTTACTTTCCCACTGGCTCAAGACTTTCCTACTTGTGATCATATCAGTATTATTTTCAGAAGATTTTAGGAGTTATATTCCGTTTAGTGAGGCACATTTGTAAGTGAAGTAAAAGTACTGCGAGTAATATATTCAATTGCTTTTAATTAGTTGCATGGTGAAAGAACAAAATTATGGAAGCCAAACAATAACAAACTCCTGATATCATTATACTCTCTTGTTGCAAATTTTGTATGCGTATATATGGAAGCCAAACAATAAATaggtatttcaaatttttataaaatataattttatatatatattttttttacgaaTTTAATacttagatatataaatatatattaaaataatcaaaaatagtttatgaaattatattttatatacatcttaaaatgtgtgtcaagcaATACAATAcaaattgtaaagaaatgaaagAGAAGTATTCAGTTTTGGACGGTTTtgtttttagttaaattattcaaataataaaaaaagctGTTATTTTTGACTGACCTCTATTCGACCGTTAACGGTCGAAAATAAAAACGGTTAtacttatttgatcaaatttCTTAAAACGATCCCAAAAGATTGAAAATAACAACGGAGAATAGCAACTTCTCTCTAAACGATGATTGATGAGAAAATTTGTGTGTAAACTCCTTTACATGCATATGCGTATAGAGGGAGCCAGAGGTGGAGAGTGGTGTAAGAGCAACTTCAATACAATGCTATATTTGATTCTATTgttatattatagcatcaaaaataaaaaaactcaacGTCAAAGGGGTGTTATATTTGAATGCATCCATGAATAAATGCATCTTTGGTTCCATATTTGAAACAAAGGATGAAACtatccatgttgccacatcatcaataactagatgcatccttggagggaataataaaatttatataaattaggtAAAAACTAATGAGttagttaaatttgaaactagttatagaacttaaCATTGGGatgcaaattttattttagtaccaaaaaatattttttggtgctatattataacaatagcaatagatatataacATCTAGCATTTGACTTGCTCTAAAGAGATGCCAAATCATAAACAGTGGATGTCATACATCTGCGATCAAAATTTGACGATAAAAAATAACGACTTTTCTGCTGATCAGTTATTTTATAGATTCTCAAGGTCACGATTCACGAATTGGCGTCAAAGGAAGTTAAATGCGGGGGGTATTGTACTTTCCTATCGAACCCcagatatttaatatatacttgTAAATTCGGTGTTATTCATTTTAACAATTTTGCAGAAATCTGTCCCGATCACACTAACAACTGAGCAGATTCAGGCCATCATGTCCATCTAAAGATACAGTTTTGATGATACTATTATTGCGACGGGTGAAATCGGTATAGAaaagggaaaattaattctaaaatccCTGAACTATAACcacttttttttctaggtccctgaattataaatgtcaattaataagtaattcaacttttgatttttttcttatCTGGGTCCTTCCGTTAGATCTGGTTTAACGCTGTtagtttttccggcgaacttggtCAGAAAAGTTCAAATCCGATGAGCGAATTTTCCGACGAGActaatttgaacattaaaaatcacaaaaattttatgaacatgctcataatcacacgatctatcaatctacatcattataaatcgaataaaaactattaaaatgaaaactaatattcaactcaaaattcggaaattaccaaactaaattttgatggtataGATGGATAGGGGATTAAAAACGAGCAATTTGATTACTCAAGCTTCAAATTTGGATATCGGAATCACTTTCAAAGTTATCTTTGATTCTCATGAACTTAAGAAGAACTGACGGCGTCAAACCAGATCTGACGGAAGGACCTAGATAGGAAAAAAtaagagttgaattacttatgaattgacatttatagttcagagacttagaaaaaaaaatgtctATATTTCAGGgactttaaaattaattttccctaTAGAAAATGACAAATAATCCACCTATCAACAACGTATTTCATTAATTATGCTTGTCGACGCTCAAAAAGTAGGATGATCAGGTCCTCTGACAACATTCATATCAACCATAAGGTTGTTTGGCGGGGTCTATTGATcctgattttaaattaaaatatacttatCGGTGAAGTCAAAAATCGACCCAAAAATAGAAATAAGTCGGAAAGTAACAATAAAATTAACCAATTACTATCAGTCTATCAGTCATAATAAGtcatactctatatatatagccTGAGCATATGTATGGCCTAACCACCGGGAGTATCTGTTAGTTTATACCTCCTATATCATGAAACGATGATTATCTTCTTCTCCGCACtctcatatttctcacacaCTCTAAGTCATCATACACAACAGCCATACACtttcacccaccacacatagatagctcATTTCTCGTCTATCTATTTTCCGACGCTTGTactcattctcacgccggaggcgccgcggggctcaaacccccctccggtgttgttttgcagacacccatccagcagctacaccgcaagacaccagtACACGGCGGAGAAAGCACCGGAACGGGATTTGGCGTTATCAATTTTAGCAGCAGATGTAATTTTTTCTTGGTCGTAATTAGAATAAATTATGATTCTGCTAAATATTTCTCCTAAAATCTTGGACTCAAATTTTAGGGAAACAAACTGAAATTAActcttaaaagaaaattttatatcccAGAATAGCGCATGTAATTCATACACttccaatatttttttaataattttttacaaaaaaaaacacagatTTATGTCCGAAGAAGGAGCGAGTGTGATCTCCACTCGATAGAAGAAAAATGAGATACtggtttgttttcttttttattacaaaaatgctCTTGCTAGTAAGTTGAACCTAGGTAAtaatcgataaagtaatattctcactaaagtaatattttttccgGTGCCAACATAATGTACATAATGTATTTTTACtctcgataaagtaatatttttcgTTGATCTCAATGTTATTACTTTAAAGAAGTTTAACCGTATGATGAGATACTACTGGttttctataaattattattagtgtCTGCATCCCTTGTATATGCAATATGCATGCGTTCCGCGCATAAAATAAATTCTAGTCATCTATATGCATGTCTCTTTCTCTCTATCTCTACTTGATGTCCCCCTCTAACTGATTTTTACGCAACAATTCGACGACGTGCTGCTTACTCATCACCAATGTAGCGattctgttaaaaaaattacctcgaaaatcatattatatcaatCAATGTGTTTACAAATTTGCAGTTTCATCGAAAAAGCTTGATAATTTGAACGTTTTGACAGATTTTGGTAACGAAATGTTTTCCAAAGCCTTGCCACTCTGGAGTGGCATTTATGTTTCAGATGTAGTAGTTGTTAACAAAATTAGTTATAGTTGGCACTCAAATGGGAGGGTTGGTTCTTTTAGCTTGTCTGCCCAAAGAAGAGAGacccaagttgaagatgacaaGCTATGGCCTTATAAGCAGGACTTGGGTTCGTTATCTCTGAATCAGTTTACTGATGAATCAACACTGTTTCTCAAAGACTTGAACTCTCTTCCTAGTGAGTTAGCTTCCATCCTGCTTCAACCTTGTTGgtgaaaatttaattatatactagTATGATCATGCATTTGTTTGCTTTCTGTTAGACCCGCCAATCcttaattcatgaatttttgaatttttatgattGGTGCGGTAACTGACGAGCAGTGTTACATCCATAAAATTGGATACAAAATTCTGTATAAAATGACACAATTGAAGTGGGATGCTTGGTTAAACTTATTTGTCTGGATTTATTGAATTGCACTCATTGAACTATTATTGTTTCTGCCATGTCGCCTCCTTAATTTCTATCCCGTGTACAGAACCACTATCTGCTTCAGAGCTTTCATTTTCTTCTAACGGCGGTGCTAAGGCGCGGGTTGCACATCAAGTAAGATAATTTAACTCTTCTTCCGTTAATTCTATCATCATCTTGTCATTTTATGCTTATCTTGGTAATATTGTTGTTGAACACAGGGGGTGCCAGGTGCATATAGTGAGGCTGCTGCACTTGAAGCATATCCAAAATGTGAGACTGTTCCGTGTGACCAGTTTGAAGATGCATTCAAGGTCCTTGTTTTCCAAGACAGACTTTGGGCCCGTTTGGCTTAACTTGAATGCTTAtagtttataaatgaaaattttgttataagtgagaaataattttaatttaagtatTTTATAACTTATCGGGTATGTAATTATTATAGACTATCTTTTAAAGTGGTCttttgtatttttgtaaaatcaagttcaaaaaaataaataattcactaaaaaaactaGTATTTTCAACTTTTCAAATTCTGGCTTATAAGTCGGAAATTGACATATAAGTTCTTTACACAAATAGTACAAATAAGTTGTGTGTGACTTATAAGCCAGAAgctgatttaattttaatgtttcagGCAGTAGAGCTTTGCTTGGTCGACAAAGCAGTACTCCCTATTGAGAATTTTGTGGGTGGAAGCATCCACTGTAATTATGACTTGCTCCTTCAACATAGGCTGCACATAGTCGGCGAAGTGAAGTTAGCTGTGAACCATTGTCTTTTAGGCTTGCCTGGAGTCAGGAAGGAGGACATCAAGCGTGTTTTAAGCCACCCTCAGGTTCAGCAATTTACATTTTTTACTTTCTTATAGCTTCATATATGTAATTTCATAGGAAACCTCAGTGTATGTGTGACACAGTTGTAATTCTAGAGTTCCTCTGCTGAGCTGATGAATATAAATTAAGAGGTGTATGTAACTTATTTTCAGGCGCTGAGTCAATGCGAGATGACATTGAACAAGTTGGGTATTGTTAGGGTCAATGCCAATAATACTGCTGCTGCTGCTCAGGTAAGCTGAGGAAGTCTTTGTAACctgttttattttgttgtatCGTACTTAGCTTTCAGCAGATTGTAGCCGCTGATGGCAAAAGGGATACCGGGGCTATTGCAAGTTCTCGAGCTGCTGAAATATATGGGCTTAACATTCTTGCTGAAAGAATGCAGGTATAATTCTCTGTATCCTCTCAATTGATCCACTAGGTAGTCAGGGACTCAGGCTTAAGCCAACAAATTTTCCTTGAggcttttttcaaaaaaaattaaaagtttcaGTGAACTATTAAGTTTTGAAATATCTGTAGTCATTTTCATTCCTTGTAATTATTGTAAATGTGGTTTTGGTTTACAATCTCATGGCCAGGATGACTCTAATAACATCACTCGTTTTCTGATACTTGCAAGAGAACCTATTATCCCACGAACTGACAGGCTCCATAAGGTAAAAACGCTTTATATTATTCTTTAGCTAATCGCGATTGAGCAAATTAAACAATTGGCACTTTTCTCTTAAGACGAGCATCGTTGTCACTCTTGAAGAAGGCCCTGGGACACTATTTAAAGCCTTGGCAGTTTTTGCTTTGAGAGAGATCAAGTTATTAAAGGTAGCTCGCATATTTTTTAGCTGTACTACTGGCACTCCGGCAGTAAATTGTGAACTGTCTGCTAATTTTATTCACTCTCAGATTGAAAGTCGGCCAAAGACAGAGTGTCCGTTACGAGTTGTAAATGACAGTCATAACAGGAGTGCCAAGTGAGTAAATTCTTCTTTTCACATAGATCTTCAGAGGTCTGcttgaaaaaaattatgattgtgAATTTATCTTGAAATTGAAAAGAAGCAGCCACTTACACTCCACTAGTGAAATACATTATGTCCAAAGGATCATTATTATGAAATCCCAAAAGGAAAAACTAGATATCAAAGGGTTCTCaagtaattttttctaaaaaaattttaGCAGTATATATCCTCGCGAAAACTCttcattgtttaaaatttgtagATATAATTCCGGTTGCATGCAGGCACTTTGACTACCTCTTTTATATCGACTTTGAAGCTTCAATGACAGAGCCTCGCGCTCAATATGCTCTGGGACATCTGCAGGTTTGTCCTGATTTCTGACACTTCATTCATATGGTCACCAAGTAACCTGACTGAAGCAGTACTGTAAACCGATCTACTAATTTCGAGTCATGTTTCACCGATCCTACGGTTAAACTTGTGCTGAAGTACCAGACCCCTTCTGcaaataaggaaaaaaaaacaactcTCGTATATATTTTGCCTGTACCTCACTATAACAGTATAACACTTGACATTTTGCATTTGCAGGAGTTCGCAAAGTTTATTCGTGTCCTTGGTTGCTATCCCGTGAGTACAGTTCAATAAATGTTACCTTGCTTACTTAAGAACTGCTTATCGGATCAGGCACCAATAAAATTCGCAATACAAGTATTCTTTCCCTCTACTGAAATGGAACTATTGAAGTGTCAAGTGTCTCCTGTACTTCAAGAGtgtcaataatatataatctaagcctggattataaatttaaaattcaacaatattaaaacataattaCTAATTTGGGATGCAGAGAGCGATATCATATACACACTTTACAATAAATTGACTGTTTAATTTCGTCtaccatatatatttttaaatgaaaatttcacatttttattttttatttatataaaaataaagtaaTTGACTAAACTATGCAATCAAACCATCTTAAATTACGTCAGATCAGCATATCCCAGGAAGGGGAATATGAATTTTTTGAACAGTACTAATCATCTCAACTataaatgatttttcaaaatttatgattgtgtatatatacacagaTCTCGTTGATTAGTAATGTTCATCAAAATGtttcacattttaatatttgaaatggagtaaaaaaaaaatttgaaatatctattattttaattttataagtaaAGTAAATAATGATAATTGATTCAAGTCTAGTTAATTTTGAACACATTCCGTCaacaattatttttaacatgAACGTAAGAAAATTCTATAATGAGTCATTTATctgagaaatattaaaaattaatcacattaacaatataaacttaataataattaataaacatcAGTTATATTTATTCGAACTGTCCAAGAATCCAAGCCAAGAAGATACTGCATCAAATTATCGGTACGTCGGGACCGGatccataaataaaaatataaatttcacaccttttttttttttttgctctaAAGTAAAAATCACACCCTTTGCGAACACTAAAGGGTGTCCTAACATCTAAGCGGGTGGGCCTTCTCCTTAGTCCTTTTCAAGTTCCTCTCAGCTCTCCCACACAAGTAAAGCAGGCTGGGTAatgtactactccctccgtcctgtttatctgtccatttataatttcaaaattaatttaatgatagtttttcaaatatatcttcataatttcaattttcaaggcttgacttatttaaaatttggttgaattcatattttcaagacataaagtaggggtattccaccattttcaagatattaattagaggtatttaatgaaaaagtttatgcaatcaattatttcttggtatgtgtttttttttccaaaatggacagataaaaaaggacggagggagtaatgttttACTCCATCTattcttgtttaattttttacatttaattTTAGATTGATCATagagtaaaaattaattttaataatcttttttgaataaaaatacaaagtaaatatttttattccaaattTTTGAATAATGTATTTTCTATCCTGATTTATAGGAGTTTAAATTTCACatatcttaaaaaattataaatatttttttacttttttttacatCTATCCATATTCATTATACTAACTACAATGATGCTATATTagaaatgaaatataaaaatatataatttaaaagatGATTGGTAATTATATgttgaagaagaaaatgattAGCTAATttaacattaatatttttacaaagaaCTCAACTAATTTCAAGAGAGAATAAAACATTTACGGCAATCTAGTTCCGTGTGGTGGACACACGAGCATGTAAAGTCAGCGAACCAATATATCCatatcatatactccctccgtcccaatcaattctatacagtttcctttttgggacgtcccgtcatttctatacattcccaaaatagcaattttttacaatataaaacattattacacccactactttcttccactatctccattctataataataaaaacactattacactcactactttcttccactatctcaaatctattattaaaaataaatgggtcccaccactttatctacttttcacctaactttactcatttcttacattttttcttggtctccgtgtacaatcccaatgtatattattcattgggacggagggagtatggtGCATGGTAAAACAATGGTCAATTGACTCCATTTGTGTGGTGGTATATTCTTTTAGGAGTATCTCCTATTCCATATCTCATTTTGTGGCCAAGATGAAATAGTCCAATCATTTTCTTTCTGCAACTTGATATGGGAACGAATTATTCAGACGGATTCTCTGTTATGTGTGTTATGTGTACACGACAcgttattttttgttaattaagtgtacatatatgattaaaattccAATGATCTGATATCTACATGCGTATTTTAGagttattaaccaaaaaacccaatcAACTTATCAAATTTTTGCCAAAAAATCTTTAAACTTCTATTTTCCTTAACAACcccaataaattttattaaaagtataaaagtaaatacaaaataaaccatGATTAAATCTACCAATCTGACTTGTCATGTATCTTTCACTGATTTGTATCTTTTTATACACGTGTGTGCCACATAGCGCCTAGTCATTAATAGGAATAAttgataatatgatatttgttagtttagatttaaaaataaaatgaaaacaagTGAAGATGTGTGATATTGGCAGATTATTGTAAAGGCTGGCTGAGGTTGatgttcgaaataaattaatgGGGTTATCATAGGATATGTGAACAGTTTTTTATGTTTTCCTGAGTTCACGGGTTTGGTTGGGGTGTTTCATGCGTCTAATTTTTATAGAGTTTCAGGGGGTGTTTGTTTGGAGTTGCTCGGGA
Protein-coding regions in this window:
- the LOC108213447 gene encoding arogenate dehydratase/prephenate dehydratase 1, chloroplastic, which codes for MFSKALPLWSGIYVSDVVVVNKISYSWHSNGRVGSFSLSAQRRETQVEDDKLWPYKQDLGSLSLNQFTDESTLFLKDLNSLPKPLSASELSFSSNGGAKARVAHQGVPGAYSEAAALEAYPKCETVPCDQFEDAFKAVELCLVDKAVLPIENFVGGSIHCNYDLLLQHRLHIVGEVKLAVNHCLLGLPGVRKEDIKRVLSHPQALSQCEMTLNKLGIVRVNANNTAAAAQIVAADGKRDTGAIASSRAAEIYGLNILAERMQDDSNNITRFLILAREPIIPRTDRLHKTSIVVTLEEGPGTLFKALAVFALREIKLLKIESRPKTECPLRVVNDSHNRSAKHFDYLFYIDFEASMTEPRAQYALGHLQEFAKFIRVLGCYPVSTVQ